The following is a genomic window from Pyxidicoccus trucidator.
CGACGGTCGGCAGCGGGCCCGGGTGGACTCCAGTGCAGGCCGCGTGCCGGACCCTTTCGTCACTTCCGACATGGCGGGCCGGGAAGATTCGCGAGGGGCCTCGTTCCATCGCGGTAGATCCACTTCACCGTCCCGAGAGCCCCACCCCATGAAGCTCCACTTCCTTGCCTCCGCCGCCAGCGGCGTGCTGGCGCTGGCCTCGCTCGCCCCTTCGCTCGCGAGCGCGGCCTGCGACATCGACAGCGCGGCCCAGTCCGCTCCGGCGCTGACGTCCTCCAACTGGTACCACCGCATCGACGGGGCGGGGAACGTCGCCGCCTCACACGCCGACGGCTACTACCAGATCAGCGCCGCCAGCATGGTGGACCGCGCCGGCTGGCTGGACGGGACGGTGGCCCGCATGCCCGTCTACAAGCCGTTCCGTGACACCACCGTGCAGGCCGGCACCGGCTGGATGTACGGCGCCAACTCGCGCCACAACGCGCTGGACTACGACAAGGACGGCGCCAGCTTCCGCGTGGACGCGGTGGCCGACGGCACCGTGCTGTGGGTGGGCTACATGCCCAGTCCGGGCAACGTGGTCATCGTCGAGCACACGGCGAAGAACGGCTCGAAGTTCCGCACCGTCTACCACCACCTGCGCGACGGGCGGGACGAGGACATCGCTCGCGCCCGGCTGACGAAGACGTACTACGAGAAGGGCAACGGCAGCGGCTCGTTCGCGTCGGCGGACGCCGCCTGGAAGAACTACCAGAACCAGGCCGACGCCGACGGGCAGACGCTGACCGCGGGCGCGACGGCCGCGCAGCTCACCGCCATCGAAGCGCGCTGGGGCACGCCGTCGCAGGGCCTCCTGGTCAGCGAGGGGCAGACGGTGAAGGCGGGCCAGCAGCTTGGCATGGCCGGCCTCACCGGCGCGCACGGGATGAATAGCTCAATCAACAACACGCACCTGCACATCATGTTCGCGCGGTCCGCGGAGCACTGGGTGGGGGGGATGAAGCAGAACCTGTGGACGTTCTTCGACCCGTACGGCCTCTACGCGCTCAGCGCGTCCTGCTACCAGACGGAGTACCCGACGGGGCAGGGCGGCCAGGCCGACCAGCACGCCTCTCACTTCGCGCCGTTCTTCCAGGACTTCGCCGGCGTGGACTCGGGGAAGTTCCAACAGGGCTTCAACTACTTCGCCTCGTTCGGCTGGTTCCCCTCCACGCTCGCCACCGAGTCGAGCGGCTGGACGTGGAAGCTGGGCGGCTCGTTCCAGTACAACCCGTCCTCACCCGTCACGCGCACCTTCCGCACCTTCGCGGCGCATCAGGCGGACGCGGACGAGTGGATTCCCAAGGGCTGGCGCCCGGACAAGGTCGTGGGGATGACCGCGCCGGACGCCCCGCGCTTCACCGCCATCTACGCGCCGATTACGACGGGCTTCATCGCCCGGCACAAGATGACGCCGAGCTGGTTCGGCACGCAGATCAACGACAACTATCAGGCCGGCTACCTGGTGACGGATGCCTCCGCGTACCTCGAGGCCGGGCAGCTCTTCTTCACCGGCACCTGGGTGAAGCAGCCGGCGGTGACGGCGCAGTACCTCCTCCACTCCATGACGGAGACGGACCTCTGGAACCAGGACGACTCGCTGAAGGCGTCCGGCTACAAGATGGTGCACGTGTCGAAGTACTCGCACCCGGGGCTGGGGGACCGGTACATGGCCCTCTGGCACGTCACCTCGAAGACGCTGGTGCCGCTGCTCAACCTCACGCCGGAGCTCTTCCGGAGCTACCGCGACATCTACGTGAGCTCCTTCAACTACCGCGTCCGCCACGTCAGCGCGTACGGCGGGAAGTACGCCGTCATCTTCGAGAAGTAGGCGGGCCGGGCCCTCAGGTACAGCTCTTCGCCCGCTCGTTGCAGCTGCTGACGCAGCCAGGCGTGTCGAAGTCGAACTCGGTGTCCTGGGGCTTGCTGCTGGCGGGGCCCTCGGGGAAGCGATTGGTGGCCCTGGGCGGAGGCTGGCAGGTGTCGAGGCAGGCGTTGTACTCGTTGCGGCACGGCTCCGACATGCCCGAGGTGCTCAGCGTGGCGCAGCCGGCCAGCCCCGTGAGCACTCCGGCCAGCACCCCGATTCCCAGGCAGGTTCTCATCCCCGCACTGTAGGCCACGGGGCCCCACGCTGGCAGGGGCGGGGCGGCCCGCCACCTGCGCAGCGCGCGGCTACAGGGCGCTCGGGCCGCAGCGCCCCTCGGGCCGGAGGGGCAGGGCCCACAGCTTGCGGACACCGGCGCCATCCTCGGCGGTGAAGAACGCATCCCACCCGGAGCGCACGAAGCCCCTCGGCTCCGAGCCCTTCGCTCCGGGGGACAGGTCGTCAATCGGCACCGTGCCTCCAGCCTGGCCGTTGCTCATCCAGGCCTCGCGGCCGCGCCCCGAGGTCTCCGCGCTGAAGAACAGGTTTCCCTGGAGCGCCACCATCCGCTCGGGGAAGGAGCTGCCCTCGCCCGGCTCCACGTCCGCGAGGAGGCGCGTCCCGGCCACCGTTCCATCGCTCACCCACGGCTCGCGCCCGTTCGTCCCATCCTCCGCGGAGAAGACGAGCCGCTGGCCGAACACGGAGAACTCGCCGGGCATGGAGCCCATGTCTCCGGGGTGGACGTCCTTCACCCGCCACGTCCCCTTCGGGGTGCCGTCGCTCCGCCAGAGCTCCATGTCTTCGCCGGCCATGTCCGTGGCCGCCGCGAAGTACAGCTTTCCACCCATCGCCAGCATCTCCCCCGCGTGGGTGAACTCGGCGACCATCTTCGGCGCGCCCCCCTCCGTCACCATCAGCTTGAGCTTGTGGCCGTGCAGGTCGCCCATGACGAAGAACACGCGCCGGCCCACGGGGGTCGGAGCGCCCAGCACGGCGCCCTCGCTCGACATGCGCATCAGCTCGGTGGGAGGACCGCTCGCGCCAAGGCGCATCACCGTCGTGAAGAACGCCTCGAAGTGCGCGATGAAGTAGATGGAGCCATCACTGCTCCGGGCGAAGAGGTCCGGGTTGGTGCCCTCGGCGCCCGGGTCCAGGTCGGCGACGAGCGCCGTGCCCGCCGCGGTGCCGTCGCTCATCCACAGCTCACGGCCGTGCTCCTCGTCGCCCGCGGTGAAGTAGAGCCGGCCCTGGTGCTCGAACATCGAGCGGGGGAACGAGCCCGTCGGCCCGGGCCAGATGTCCGCCACCAGGCGTGTGCCGGCGGGGGTGCCGTCACTCACCCACAGCTCGCGGCCGTGCTCCGCTTCCTCGGCCGCGAAGAAGACCCGCTCTCCCACCCGCGTGAGCTGCATGGGGGGCGTGCCCGTGGGCCCCGGGGCGAAGTCCTTCACCTTGAAGGTCCCCGCGCCCTGCGTGCCGCTGGTCACCCACAGGGAGCCTCCCGACGCGTCGTCACCCGCGAAGAAGAAGAGGAGGCCGTTGGCATGCACCGGATCTCTCGGCTCCGGCGCGGTGCCCGGGAGGCCGGTGCCCAGCGCTTCGGGCGTCGTGCCGCAGGGCTCCCACGTACTCGCCGCCTGGGCCGCGACGCTTCCCGCGCCTCCCTCGTGCTGGGCGGGTCTGCCCGCGTCCTGTTCGGTGCAGCCGGAGAGCAGCGCCAGCGCCAGGGGAAGGGCAGGCCAGCACTTCATGAGGACCTCGATGTGATGGGTGGAAGGACTGGCGGAATCTGGCCGTCCGGGCGCTCACGCCTACCCGTGCGGAGGGCGGAGGCGACCTGCCTGCACGCGACAGTCGCGACGTGGGGCGGCAACACTCCCTCAGACGCGAGGACCGATTGGCTCATGCGGCCCGCCCATTAGGTTCTGCCACTCCCATCGGCAACATCCCCTGGAGGCCGCAATGTCGTGGAGCTCCCTCTACCCCCGGCCGCGGGGGCTCGCGGTCTGTTTCGCCCTGTGCGCGGTGCTGGGCAGTCCCGCCCGGGCACAGACCGCGCCGTCGGACGTCGGCACCTGGTCCAGCGTCATGAGCTGGCCGGTGTCGGCCACGCACGCGAACCTGCAGCCGGATGGGAGGGTGATGTTCTTCGGCGAGTTCGCGGAAGGGAACCTGGCTCCCCGCCGGTGGGACCCCGCCACCAACACCGTCACGTCGCTGGCGCACCCGGGGTACAACATCTTCTGCGCGGGCCACTCGTACCTCGCGGACGGCCAGCTGCTCGTCACCGGCGGGCACATCGAGAGCCACGTGGGGCTCCCCGACGCGAGCCTCTTCAACCCCACGACGGCCTCATGGACCCGCCTGCCGGACATGAACGAGGGGCGCTGGTACCCCACGAACACGACGCTGGCGAACGGGGACGTCATGGTGCTCTCCGGCGAAATCGAAGATGCGGGCGACATCAACGAGCTTCCCCAGCGCTACCTGGCGGCCAGCGGCACGTGGCGGAACATGACCGGGGCCGTGCTCAAGCTGCCGTACTACCCGCGCATGTTCCTGGCACCGGACGGCCGGCTGTTCTTCGCCGGCCCGTCGCGTGGCACGCGCTGGATGAACACCTCCGGCACCGGCTCCTGGTCCACGGGGCCCTCCAGCCGCTTCGGCACGCGGAGCTACGGGCCCGCGGTCATCATCGACGGCCGCGTGTTCCTCGTGGGTGGGGGAGACCCGCCCACGGCCACGGTGGAGAGGATTGATTTGAACGTGTCCTCGCCCACGTGGAGCTACGTGGCGTCGATGCTCACCTCCCGGAGGCAGCACAACGCGACGCTGCTGCCGGATGGCCGGGTGCTGGTGACGGGCGGAAGCCGGGGCAGCGGCTTCGACAACTCG
Proteins encoded in this region:
- a CDS encoding M23 family metallopeptidase; amino-acid sequence: MKLHFLASAASGVLALASLAPSLASAACDIDSAAQSAPALTSSNWYHRIDGAGNVAASHADGYYQISAASMVDRAGWLDGTVARMPVYKPFRDTTVQAGTGWMYGANSRHNALDYDKDGASFRVDAVADGTVLWVGYMPSPGNVVIVEHTAKNGSKFRTVYHHLRDGRDEDIARARLTKTYYEKGNGSGSFASADAAWKNYQNQADADGQTLTAGATAAQLTAIEARWGTPSQGLLVSEGQTVKAGQQLGMAGLTGAHGMNSSINNTHLHIMFARSAEHWVGGMKQNLWTFFDPYGLYALSASCYQTEYPTGQGGQADQHASHFAPFFQDFAGVDSGKFQQGFNYFASFGWFPSTLATESSGWTWKLGGSFQYNPSSPVTRTFRTFAAHQADADEWIPKGWRPDKVVGMTAPDAPRFTAIYAPITTGFIARHKMTPSWFGTQINDNYQAGYLVTDASAYLEAGQLFFTGTWVKQPAVTAQYLLHSMTETDLWNQDDSLKASGYKMVHVSKYSHPGLGDRYMALWHVTSKTLVPLLNLTPELFRSYRDIYVSSFNYRVRHVSAYGGKYAVIFEK
- a CDS encoding ELWxxDGT repeat protein, translating into MKCWPALPLALALLSGCTEQDAGRPAQHEGGAGSVAAQAASTWEPCGTTPEALGTGLPGTAPEPRDPVHANGLLFFFAGDDASGGSLWVTSGTQGAGTFKVKDFAPGPTGTPPMQLTRVGERVFFAAEEAEHGRELWVSDGTPAGTRLVADIWPGPTGSFPRSMFEHQGRLYFTAGDEEHGRELWMSDGTAAGTALVADLDPGAEGTNPDLFARSSDGSIYFIAHFEAFFTTVMRLGASGPPTELMRMSSEGAVLGAPTPVGRRVFFVMGDLHGHKLKLMVTEGGAPKMVAEFTHAGEMLAMGGKLYFAAATDMAGEDMELWRSDGTPKGTWRVKDVHPGDMGSMPGEFSVFGQRLVFSAEDGTNGREPWVSDGTVAGTRLLADVEPGEGSSFPERMVALQGNLFFSAETSGRGREAWMSNGQAGGTVPIDDLSPGAKGSEPRGFVRSGWDAFFTAEDGAGVRKLWALPLRPEGRCGPSAL
- a CDS encoding galactose oxidase-like domain-containing protein translates to MSWSSLYPRPRGLAVCFALCAVLGSPARAQTAPSDVGTWSSVMSWPVSATHANLQPDGRVMFFGEFAEGNLAPRRWDPATNTVTSLAHPGYNIFCAGHSYLADGQLLVTGGHIESHVGLPDASLFNPTTASWTRLPDMNEGRWYPTNTTLANGDVMVLSGEIEDAGDINELPQRYLAASGTWRNMTGAVLKLPYYPRMFLAPDGRLFFAGPSRGTRWMNTSGTGSWSTGPSSRFGTRSYGPAVIIDGRVFLVGGGDPPTATVERIDLNVSSPTWSYVASMLTSRRQHNATLLPDGRVLVTGGSRGSGFDNSGSPVFQAEVYDPATNRWTRWASNTVYRGYHATAVLLPDGRVLSAGGRNRRTAEVFSPPYLFKGARPVVSAAPTTVTPGTSFSVTTPDAARITRVTAIALASVTHAFDQNQRLLTLGFTQGEGGLTVTAPANNNVAPPGYYQLFLVSDTGVPSLGRMVRITGP